ATTTTGAGAATAGACTTCAAATTGAATGAGAGTTATATTTCGATTGAATTCACCAATGTTGAAACGAGGATAAGTTGAATTTTAGTATAAATATTGACTGAAGGCGGAAATTCGACTTTTAGCTGGATCATGTGGAACATGGCGTATTTTTAGTAATTTTAGAAAATCGACGACGCGGATAGCTTGTCTTGAAATTTTATATTTTTTAGAAATGGGAAAGTTGAGATCTATAATGTTAGTAGGAACGGGGTCCGATGTTGGAAAGAGCGTGCTTGTGGCCGGTATTTGCCGTATTTTGAAGCAGGAAGGGTATCATCCCGCGCCTTTTAAGGCTCAGAATATGTCATTGAACAGTTTTGCCACGCCGGAAGGACTTGAAATAGGAAGAGCTCAAGCGACTCAGGCGGAAGCTTGCGGCATACCCTGCCATACAGACATGAATCCAGTGCTGCTTAAGCCCACTTCGAAGATGAGTTCTCAAGTTGTTTTGCACGGGAAGCCTTTGGGCAATCAGTCTGCCAAGGATTATTTTATGGGGAATAACCGAGCGCACCTTTTTGAAGAGGTTTGCGGTGCTTATAGAAATTTAAGCGCTAGGTTTAGTCCTATCGTAATGGAAGGGGCCGGGAGTATTTCAGAATTGAATCTTAAGCATAGGGATATTGTCAATATGAGAATGGCTAAAGAGGCCAATGCTCAAGTGTATTTAGTAGCGGATATTGATCGTGGAGGTGTATTTGCCAGCGTATATGGAACGATAGCCTTGCTGGAAGAATGGGAGCGTAAGCTTGTCAAAGGAATAATTATAAACAAATTCAGAGGGGATGCGAGCTTATTTGAAGATGGGAAAAAGAAAATAGAAGAGCTTACAGGTTTGCCGGTATTGGGAGTTGTGCCTTTCGCCGAGGACATTTACATCGAAGACGAAGATTCGGTCGCTTTGAGCCGTAGAAAATTCGAGGCTTCTCAGGATCTGATCAATATTGGAGTCGTATTGTTGCCTCATATTTCGAATTATACGGATTTTAATATGCTCGAAAGAGATGAGAGGGCGAACTTATTTTATACTCGAGAAGCCGAGGAACTGGCTAAAGCTGACATTATCATCTTGCCGGGCTCTAAAAATACGATCAGAGACTTGCTGTTCTTGAGAAAAACAGGCTTGGCTAAAGTCATCTTGCAAGCCAGCCAACAAGGCAAGAAAGTAGTGGGGATCTGTGGCGGTTTTCAGATGATGGGAGAATGGATAAGCGATCCTCATGGGGTTGAAAGCGATACGGAAGTGGTGCCAGGGTTGGGAATATTGCCTGTTTCAACGAAATTAACTCAAGAGAAAACAACTGTCGAGCGTTCATTTTATTTTAAAAATCAATCAGACCTTTGCAAAGGGTATGAAATCCATATGGGCGAGACCTCTTCTGAGAAAGCGTCTCCATTGAATAGATATGATGATAAGACAGAAGGCTATTTGCTTAGCGATGATTGTTGGGGTTCATATATGCATGGTATTTTTGACAACCAATGCGTGATTGACGACTCGCTTGGAAGCGTGAAAGAAGGCGAGTCTTTGAGCTATGAGGCATTTAAAGAAGAGAATTATGACAAGTTGGCGGACTTGCTTAGGTCATGCCTTGATATGGAGAAAGTCTATCAGCATATGAGGGAAAGCGCGGAATGATTTTTAAGAATAAATGATTAGAAAATAGTTAAATGGAAGAGCTTTCAATTTATGTTCTATTTGCGATAGCGGCACTTGTGGTGTCTGTTTTAGCTGCAAGCCTATTGCGTGCTTCTATTAAAAACACCAGATATTTGCCGCTTTTAGTATTCGTGATCATAGCAGTGGTTGAAATGCTCTCGCGAATATCTTTATTGGAAGGCTTTGCGGTAAGATTTCCCCACTTATTTTATGTCTCGGAGCCTTTAATCATGCTTAATGCTCCTTTGATTTATATCTATACTCGCAATCTGCTTTCTCCGAAGTTGGAATTGAAAAAGAGCGATGCACTGTTTTTAATCCCTTTCGTATTAAGCGTTTTGGCTTATATTCCGTTTTACTCCTTGTCAGCAGAGCAAAAGATTGCCGATTTCATGCAGTTTGGAGGCCTGAACACCGACATATCCGAAAATATCTGGGAGTGGAATTTTGAAGTTTGTTGGGGGGCTGTTTTTCTAGTCGCTTCGCTTAAGCAGTTGGCAGAGTTCAATCTTAAGATACGCCAGCAGTTTTCCGATGTGCATAATGCCAGTCTTCATTTGACACAGTGGTTTATCAAGTTTTGTTTGATCACTTATTGCTTAGAATTGACGGTTGTGTACGCTACATTGTATGGTTGGGGAGATCATAAAACCTTGTTTTATTTTTTAAATGGCTTTAACGCTGTTGTTCTTTTATTAGTAGGAGTTGATGCTGTTTTCTCCTCCAAATATGTGGATGCTTTGGAGAAGAATTGGCAAGCTGTTCCTCAAGAGGAAAAAGAACTTGCGCAAAGCAAAAAGTATGTAAGCTCAACTTTGGACCAAGATCAATCGCGGAAAATAAAGCAAGCTATAGAGCAGTATATGCTCGATCAAAAACCGTATCTCAATGCCCAATTCAGGTTAGGCGATTTGGCCGAAGCGATGGAAATATCATCGCACCAAATTTCACAGGTATTGAATGAGTCTGTCAATAAGAACTTTAACGAGTTTGTGAACCAATACAGAATAAATGAAGCCGTGCGTTTGCTTCAAGATCAAAGTTATAGTCATTTGACACTTTCCGCGATAGGTTTTGAGGCTGGATTTAATTCCAAATCCTCATTTTACAGCGCATTTAAAAAAGTCACAGGGAAAACGCCTTCAGAGTTTAAGTCTTTGTGATTTAGTTGCTTATGATTCCTGTATTATAATCTTGGAAAGCTTATTTGGGAAAATAACTCCAATATGATAGTTCTGGACGATTGTGATTAGTCTATGATTCACCTTTGTGAAAATTAAATTTAAAAAAGATGAAAAGACTAATTAACGCCCTTCTCATTATTCTTGCGAATGCTTTTGCTTACAGTGCTTCTGCCCAAAAAGACACGCTTGATGTGGTCATCGTAGGCGGAGGTTTCAGTGGGTTGACATCCGCATATTATTTGAATCACTTGGATATTTTGGTTCTTGAAAAAGAGAAAGAAGCTGGGGGCAGATGCTTGACAGGAGAGTGGAATGGCTTTCATTATCCCAAAGGAACAGAATATATGGGCAAGCCTGAAGGTTTGCAAAAGAAATTGTTCAGGGACTTGGATGTCAAAGCCAAGGAAATTCCCGGGCCGGCAGACGGGATCGCAATCAACAACAGGATTTATTATGGCGATCGCTTGCTGGATTTTCTTTCAGAGCAAGAACTTAAGGATTATGACCGGCTGAGAGAAGAATTGAGCAAGTTAAATGATTTAGGGGTGGAGGATCATATATTCTATGATGAAATGACTACCGAAGATTTGCCATTAAGATTGGATGCTTTCACAGTCAGTCATTGGTTGCAGTCAGGACAATATCCTGACGTGTTGACTAACTATGTGAATGTGGAAAACAGAGGTCTTTTTGGCACTGATAATTCGAGCCATTCGATGTATTTCGATATCCCAGAAATGGCTTATGACTTGCCGTTGCCCGGTGATAAAAGAAGCGAGGTGTATTCTTTTGATAATGGCATGTACAGTATTATTGAAGGTTTTGCGAACAAGCTGGGAGATAGGTTGCAAACAGGAATGTCAGTCAAGAGCGTCAAGGTGTTGAATAATGGATTGTCGGAAGTTCGTTATGTATCTGAAGATGGAGAACATTATTCTGCGCTGGCGAAAGCAGTTATCATGTCAACTCCTTCTCAAATTACGGCTGAACTGGTTGATGGACACTTTTCTCAACATGTGAAAAGTAGCTTAAGACAGATCGACTATTCTCAATATGTCACCATTAATTTCTTTTTGAAAGAGCGATACTTGAAAGACGCTTGGTCGATAGCTTGCTTGGAAGAGGGTGATGTGGTAACATTTTATGATGTGATAAGACCGCAAGTGGATAATGATTATAATGGACCTTCGATCCTGTCAGTGTATATGGCTCCCAAGCATGCAAAAGACACTACGTTCATTGGCCTGTCGGATGAAAATCTTTTGAATAAAGCGAAGAATTCTTTAGAAAAGTATTTCTCTGGTATAAACAAGAGTATTGCAGGACATGATATCACAAGGTTTAAATATGCTTTTCCTGTATTCAGTCCGATGTATGGGAAGAGATTGGATATATTAAAAAATGACGCTACTACTTTTGGACCTTTGTTTCTAGCGGGAGATTATATGGTATATGCGACGGTTGACGGGGCGATGATCAGCGGACAAAGAGCGGCAAAACGAACTTTAGAATATTTAAAGCCATGAGATGATATTTTAAGTAATAATTCATGAAAATATTATAACATTGCTGATGATATTATTTGATTTCATATATTAAGGTGAAAATAACATACATGCAATGACGAAATTTTTAGAAAACTCATCTCAAGGCAATAATAAATGGTACATCTATATGGTATCATTTTTCTTTATGCTGGGAGGCAATGTGATAGGTAGTATTCCTTTAATTGTCGCTATGTTCTATTTTAATAGCGATATGAATTTTGAAAGCGCTTCGATAGAAGGCAGGCCAACATTGACTTTGGCATTGATGCTTTTGACGTTTATAGCCACACTAGGCATGCTATTGATAGCGATTAAGTATTTGCACAAAAAACGGCTGAATGATGTGTTGACCGGCAGGCCTTCCTTTGATTGGTCACGAATGTTTTACGGCATTAAGATCTGGTTTGCTGTGATGGCTGTTAGTTCAGTGATTAGCGTGATAATTTCGCCTGAAGATGTGGAGTTGATTTTTGATCTGGGCAAGTTTGTCCCCTTGTTTTTTGTCGTGATTTTGATGGTTCCTATTCAAGCGGCGACTGAGGAAGTTATATTCAGAGCTTATTATATGCAGGGAATGACTATGATTTCAAGAAATAGGTGGCTTCCCTTGTTGGTGACAAGTATTATATTTGGCTTGCTGCATATTGGAAACCCTGAAGTAGAAGAGTTTGGCGTTGCTATTATGATGCCTCAGTATATTAGCATGGGATTGTTTTTCGGGATTATGACTTTGATGGACGATGGCTCTGAGCTGGCTATAGGTATGCATGCGATTAATAATGTGTTTTTGGCTTTATTTTTCACCCACGACTCGTCGGCATTGAAGACGGATGCTGTATTTCGGATCAAAGAAGTCAATCCTGAATATGAGATGATATTTATGCTGATACAGTTTACGATAGTATTGTTTATACTGTCGCGTAAGTACAAGTGGAAGGATTGGAGCAGGCTTTATGCTAAAGTAATCATGCCGAAAGAGCCTGAAGCGATTGAGGAATTATAGTAAAAAAGGAAGTGTTGGGCTTCCTTTTTTATAGTTTGATAGAGAATTTCTTGAGCCTTTCATCCAGCATTTTCTCAGGGATATGTTTCTTTATGGTATCAGCGACCGCATTGATCATGCGTTCTTTGATAAAATCCGATTTAATGACGAGAGAGATCTCTCTAACGGCAGGAGGGTTTATTTCCCTGACATTATTCTTTTGCTCTTCGTTCATCAGATCAAGGTGAAGTTCGGGAATTACGGAATAGCCTCCATTTTTTTCCACTATCTTTATCAAAGTATCGATGCTCCCCGCTTCGAAGGTTTGGTTGAAAACGGTTTTAGCTTCGCAGAAATTGAAAATCTGGTTTCTCACGCAATGCCCTTCTTGCAACACCCAAAGGTTTTGATTGGGCATATTTTCAGCTGAGAGAGGAATGTCTTTGTTAGGATTGTCGGGTGAAAAATACGCGACGAATTTCTCATAATAGAGTGGTATTTCGTAGAAGTTGTCTTGATCCAAAGGCGTTGCGGCGATAAATAAATCCACTTCATCGTCGTTTAGCGCTTTGATTAAGTTTTGCGTATGAGCTTCTTTGATCATCAATTCCACTTGCGGATAGTCTCTTTTGAAGCTTCCGATGAAGTCAGGTATCAAGTAAGTGGAGAGCGTAGGAATAACGCCTATTCGCAACGAGCCAGATATGCTGTCCACTTCACCTTCGATGATTTCGTTCATCCTACGAACTTCCTTCAGCGCTTTTTCGGCTTGCTTGATGAGTTTTTCCCCCATAGCCGTTGGCACGATAGGATGTTTTTTTCGGTCGAATATGGTTACTTCCAGTTCATTCTCAAGTTTTAAGATCATTTGGCTTAATGTGGGCTGAGTTACCCCGCAATGCCTTGCGGCTTCCACAAAGTGCCCGAATTGCTTTACTGCTATTATATACTCTAATTGTTGTAGTGTCATAATTGGAAATAATATGCGATATCAATTTAACGAATATTCCTCATGACCTTACATAGGTCAATTAAGTTTTATAACATTCTATCTATATAATGATTTTTTGTTGAAATATTTTTAGAAATTAAATTTAATTGCTAATATGTAATT
The Aureibacter tunicatorum DNA segment above includes these coding regions:
- a CDS encoding type II CAAX endopeptidase family protein, with amino-acid sequence MTKFLENSSQGNNKWYIYMVSFFFMLGGNVIGSIPLIVAMFYFNSDMNFESASIEGRPTLTLALMLLTFIATLGMLLIAIKYLHKKRLNDVLTGRPSFDWSRMFYGIKIWFAVMAVSSVISVIISPEDVELIFDLGKFVPLFFVVILMVPIQAATEEVIFRAYYMQGMTMISRNRWLPLLVTSIIFGLLHIGNPEVEEFGVAIMMPQYISMGLFFGIMTLMDDGSELAIGMHAINNVFLALFFTHDSSALKTDAVFRIKEVNPEYEMIFMLIQFTIVLFILSRKYKWKDWSRLYAKVIMPKEPEAIEEL
- a CDS encoding hydrogen peroxide-inducible genes activator, with translation MTLQQLEYIIAVKQFGHFVEAARHCGVTQPTLSQMILKLENELEVTIFDRKKHPIVPTAMGEKLIKQAEKALKEVRRMNEIIEGEVDSISGSLRIGVIPTLSTYLIPDFIGSFKRDYPQVELMIKEAHTQNLIKALNDDEVDLFIAATPLDQDNFYEIPLYYEKFVAYFSPDNPNKDIPLSAENMPNQNLWVLQEGHCVRNQIFNFCEAKTVFNQTFEAGSIDTLIKIVEKNGGYSVIPELHLDLMNEEQKNNVREINPPAVREISLVIKSDFIKERMINAVADTIKKHIPEKMLDERLKKFSIKL
- a CDS encoding protoporphyrinogen/coproporphyrinogen oxidase, which translates into the protein MKRLINALLIILANAFAYSASAQKDTLDVVIVGGGFSGLTSAYYLNHLDILVLEKEKEAGGRCLTGEWNGFHYPKGTEYMGKPEGLQKKLFRDLDVKAKEIPGPADGIAINNRIYYGDRLLDFLSEQELKDYDRLREELSKLNDLGVEDHIFYDEMTTEDLPLRLDAFTVSHWLQSGQYPDVLTNYVNVENRGLFGTDNSSHSMYFDIPEMAYDLPLPGDKRSEVYSFDNGMYSIIEGFANKLGDRLQTGMSVKSVKVLNNGLSEVRYVSEDGEHYSALAKAVIMSTPSQITAELVDGHFSQHVKSSLRQIDYSQYVTINFFLKERYLKDAWSIACLEEGDVVTFYDVIRPQVDNDYNGPSILSVYMAPKHAKDTTFIGLSDENLLNKAKNSLEKYFSGINKSIAGHDITRFKYAFPVFSPMYGKRLDILKNDATTFGPLFLAGDYMVYATVDGAMISGQRAAKRTLEYLKP
- a CDS encoding helix-turn-helix domain-containing protein, which translates into the protein MEELSIYVLFAIAALVVSVLAASLLRASIKNTRYLPLLVFVIIAVVEMLSRISLLEGFAVRFPHLFYVSEPLIMLNAPLIYIYTRNLLSPKLELKKSDALFLIPFVLSVLAYIPFYSLSAEQKIADFMQFGGLNTDISENIWEWNFEVCWGAVFLVASLKQLAEFNLKIRQQFSDVHNASLHLTQWFIKFCLITYCLELTVVYATLYGWGDHKTLFYFLNGFNAVVLLLVGVDAVFSSKYVDALEKNWQAVPQEEKELAQSKKYVSSTLDQDQSRKIKQAIEQYMLDQKPYLNAQFRLGDLAEAMEISSHQISQVLNESVNKNFNEFVNQYRINEAVRLLQDQSYSHLTLSAIGFEAGFNSKSSFYSAFKKVTGKTPSEFKSL
- a CDS encoding cobyric acid synthase, with the protein product MGKLRSIMLVGTGSDVGKSVLVAGICRILKQEGYHPAPFKAQNMSLNSFATPEGLEIGRAQATQAEACGIPCHTDMNPVLLKPTSKMSSQVVLHGKPLGNQSAKDYFMGNNRAHLFEEVCGAYRNLSARFSPIVMEGAGSISELNLKHRDIVNMRMAKEANAQVYLVADIDRGGVFASVYGTIALLEEWERKLVKGIIINKFRGDASLFEDGKKKIEELTGLPVLGVVPFAEDIYIEDEDSVALSRRKFEASQDLINIGVVLLPHISNYTDFNMLERDERANLFYTREAEELAKADIIILPGSKNTIRDLLFLRKTGLAKVILQASQQGKKVVGICGGFQMMGEWISDPHGVESDTEVVPGLGILPVSTKLTQEKTTVERSFYFKNQSDLCKGYEIHMGETSSEKASPLNRYDDKTEGYLLSDDCWGSYMHGIFDNQCVIDDSLGSVKEGESLSYEAFKEENYDKLADLLRSCLDMEKVYQHMRESAE